In Numida meleagris isolate 19003 breed g44 Domestic line chromosome 23, NumMel1.0, whole genome shotgun sequence, the following proteins share a genomic window:
- the SCN3B gene encoding LOW QUALITY PROTEIN: sodium channel subunit beta-3 (The sequence of the model RefSeq protein was modified relative to this genomic sequence to represent the inferred CDS: deleted 3 bases in 2 codons): MPAVSRAPRPGEAELRAAVAGRGRLLPDRAPRGSPAPATCCARSRPALPRPCPWCCRLAAAPCRLRSILLHRSVCERASARGMRSSLGTMAALPRLLCASSAALVVWVCVEVPSETEAVQGSNMKLLCISCMKREEVTASTVVEWFYRPEGGKDEPIYEHRKMNHEFPSRFSGRIQWNGSKDMQDVSITVLNVTLNDSGIYTCNITREFEFEIHRPLFTSSRLIHLTVVEEAGEDFTSVISEIMMYILLVFLTLWLLIEMVYCYRKVSKAEEAAQENATDYLAIPSENKENCAVPVEE, from the exons ATGCCTGCCGTGAGCCGGGCCCCCCGCCCGGGCGAGGCTGAGCTCCGCGCAGCCGTTGCCGGCCGAGGGAGGCTGCTCCCCGACCGAGCTCCGCGGGGCTCTCCCGCA CCAGCCACCTGCTGCGCCCGGAgccgccccgcgctgccccggcCCTGTCCGTGGTGCTGCCGGCTGG CCGCGGCTCCGTGCCGGCTGCGGAGCATCCTGTTGCACCGGAGCGTTTGC GAAAGAGCCTCTGCCCGGGGGATGCGCTCCTCGCTCGGAACAATGGCTGCGCTGCCACGGCTGCTGTGCGCGTCTTCGGCCGCCTTGGTCGTCTGGG TATGTGTTGAAGTCCCATCAGAGACGGAGGCTGTCCAGGGCTCGAACATGAAGCTGCTCTGCATCTCCTGCATGAAAAGGGAAGAGGTCACAGCCAGCACAGTGGTGGAATGGTTCTACAGGCCGGAGGGTGGAAAAGATGAACCC ATCTACGAGCACAGGAAAATGAATCACGAATTTCCAAGCCGCTTCAGTGGTCGGATACAATGGAATGGCAGTAAAGACATGCAGGATGTATCCATCACTGTGTTAAATGTCACCTTGAATGATTCGGGTATCTACACCTGTAATATCACCCGGGAGTTTGAGTTTGAGATTCACCGGCCTCTCTTCACAAGCTCCAGATTGATCCACCTCACCGTGGTCGAGGAGG CTGGAGAAGACTTCACCTCAGTCATCTCTGAAATCATGATGTATATTCTGCTGGTCTTCCTCACCTTGTGGCTACTGATAGAAATGGTTTATTGCTACAGAAAAGTCTCTAAGGCAGAGGAGGCTGCCCAGGAAAATGC GACAGACTACCTTGCAATTCCATCcgaaaacaaggaaaactgtGCCGTGCCCGTGGAGGAATAG